One genomic window of Quercus lobata isolate SW786 chromosome 9, ValleyOak3.0 Primary Assembly, whole genome shotgun sequence includes the following:
- the LOC115961427 gene encoding bark storage protein A-like, with protein MPAHNEQLRASVSILLIAHCLGRRFNIGTIKGITVQILLDTFDIIGMVHYGIAGSSNDSVYIGDVSVPNYVAYTGSWTWKKEYALYLYFGSEMVVCLKHLEFRSAEENVTELNFGNFNFPEKGENLLAMIDFTPQQLYSVGKPMEEVFWLPIDPKLFNIASELQDVKLKQCVSETYCLPETPKVVYGLRGSTADIYLDNAAYREFLFKAFNVSTVDEESAAIVMISLSNGVPCIVFRGVSDYAGGEGLLSSTSLTYLAAVNALSVAVEFIGLFGEELHDH; from the exons ATGCCTGCACATAATGAACAACTTCGTGCCAGTGTGTCTATTTTGTTGATTGCCCACTGCCTAGGAAGGAGGTTCAACATTGGGACTATTAAAG GTATAACTGTACAAATCCTACTTGATACATTTGATATCATAGGAATGGTTCATTATGGGATTGCTGGAAGTTCTAATGATTCAGTGTACATTGGTGATGTTAGTGTCCCAAATTATGTTGCCTATACAGGATCTTGGACATGGAAG AAAGAATATGCGCTCTACTTATATTTTGGTTCAGAAATGGTCGTATGTTTGAAGCACCTG GAATTCAGGTCAGCAGAGGAGAATGTAACAGAATTGAATTTTGGTAATTTCAACTTCCCTGAGAAGGGAGAGAATTTGTTGGCAATGATAGACTTCACTCCACAGCAATTGTACTCTGTTGGAAAACCAATGGAAGAGGTTTTTTGGCTTCCAATTGATccaaaattattcaatattgCTTCTGAACTTCAG GATGTAAAGCTAAAACAATGTGTCAGTGAGACATATTGTCTACCTGAAACACCAAAGGTTGTATATGGATTGAGAGGTTCTACTGCAGATATATACCTTGACAATGCAGCTTATAGAGAATTTCTCTTCAAAGCATTTAATGTCTCAACTGTTGATGAAGAGAGCGCTGCAATTGTAATg ATATCTCTATCAAATGGAGTGCCTTGTATTGTGTTTCGTGGTGTATCAGATTATGCAGGCGGAGAGGGATTACTGTCATCAACGAGCCTTACTTATTTGGCTGCTGTGAATGCT